One window of the Bacteroidota bacterium genome contains the following:
- a CDS encoding GntR family transcriptional regulator — protein sequence MYNLKITDHQTTLVDQVEDKLFDYFKAMNLKPGDSIPKEQELAEELGVGRSVLREALSRLRMLGLIESRTRRGMILTEPSILGGMKRVIDPRILGDEALFDLLGFRIALEVGICDLLFNNLTDEHLQELEEIVNRGVVFNYGEYTPVSEFEFHTKLYEITGNKTITEFQEVIRPVSVFLKEKFKDYFLPINMELENSGKRVTHKDLLDLLKKKDKEGFRQAMINHFTPYYSFLKKCVPPQSPTQDS from the coding sequence ATGTATAATTTAAAAATAACAGACCACCAAACCACCTTAGTCGACCAGGTTGAAGATAAATTATTTGATTATTTCAAAGCCATGAACCTTAAACCCGGTGACTCTATTCCCAAGGAGCAGGAACTTGCAGAAGAGTTGGGCGTTGGAAGAAGTGTCCTGCGGGAAGCTTTGAGCAGGTTAAGAATGCTTGGCCTAATTGAGTCTCGCACCAGAAGAGGGATGATTTTGACAGAGCCATCCATACTTGGTGGAATGAAACGTGTCATTGATCCACGAATACTGGGTGATGAAGCTTTGTTTGATTTGCTGGGTTTTAGAATAGCCCTGGAGGTAGGTATTTGTGACCTCCTCTTCAACAACCTGACGGATGAACACCTTCAGGAACTTGAAGAGATTGTTAACCGGGGGGTGGTTTTTAATTATGGAGAATATACTCCGGTCAGCGAATTTGAATTTCACACGAAATTATACGAAATAACCGGTAATAAAACCATCACAGAGTTTCAGGAGGTAATAAGGCCCGTTTCCGTCTTTTTAAAGGAAAAATTCAAAGACTATTTCTTACCCATCAATATGGAACTCGAAAATTCCGGAAAAAGGGTCACTCATAAAGATCTTTTAGATCTTCTTAAAAAAAAGGATAAGGAAGGTTTTCGTCAGGCCATGATAAACCACTTTACCCCTTATTATAGTTTCCTGAAAAAATGCGTACCGCCTCAAAGCCCTACACAAGATTCTTAA